Proteins from a single region of Chloroflexota bacterium:
- the ruvB gene encoding Holliday junction branch migration DNA helicase RuvB, which produces MTDTRVVAPQEEPEDLQVAQSLRPRSLEECIGQEKVREHLRIAITAAKQRQEPLDHTLFHGPPGLGKTTFANVLATEMGVNIRVTAGPAIERAGDLAAILSNVRSHDILFIDEVHRLHRAVEEILYPAMEDFALDIVMGKGMAARSIRLSLPQFTLIGATTRLALVSSPLRDRFGAHFHMEYYDIDAMRKIVHRSAGILGVVIDKAGINEIAQRSRGTPRITNRLLRRIRDWAQVKGDGRITSSLAEDCLESLEIDGLGLDAVDRTILMTILEKFGGGPVGIDTLAAAIGDEAQTIEDVYEPYLMQLGFLAKTPRGRVVLSAAYEHLGLDAGEAADKDQPRLFD; this is translated from the coding sequence ATGACCGACACACGCGTCGTTGCGCCGCAAGAGGAGCCGGAAGACCTCCAAGTTGCGCAGTCGCTGCGTCCGCGCTCCCTGGAAGAGTGCATCGGCCAGGAAAAAGTGCGGGAGCACTTGCGTATTGCCATCACTGCCGCGAAACAGCGGCAGGAGCCGCTTGATCATACTCTTTTCCATGGCCCGCCTGGGCTGGGCAAGACAACGTTTGCAAACGTGTTGGCTACCGAAATGGGCGTCAACATCAGAGTCACCGCCGGGCCGGCCATCGAGCGTGCGGGAGACCTGGCAGCAATCCTTTCTAACGTACGTTCGCATGACATCCTCTTCATTGACGAAGTGCATCGCCTCCATCGTGCCGTGGAAGAGATACTCTATCCGGCGATGGAGGACTTTGCTTTAGATATTGTCATGGGCAAAGGCATGGCGGCGCGCAGTATACGTCTCTCGCTACCCCAATTCACGCTCATAGGAGCAACCACCCGGCTTGCCCTGGTCAGTTCCCCTCTGCGGGACCGCTTCGGTGCACACTTCCACATGGAGTACTATGACATTGACGCCATGCGAAAAATCGTCCACCGTTCAGCCGGAATCTTGGGTGTGGTAATTGACAAAGCAGGAATAAATGAAATCGCCCAGCGATCGCGCGGCACGCCGCGCATAACCAATCGACTGCTGCGTCGCATCCGAGACTGGGCGCAGGTGAAAGGCGACGGACGTATCACCTCCTCCCTGGCTGAAGACTGCTTGGAAAGCCTGGAGATCGATGGACTAGGGCTGGACGCGGTGGATCGGACGATTCTCATGACAATTCTCGAGAAGTTTGGCGGCGGGCCGGTCGGTATCGACACTCTAGCGGCAGCAATTGGCGATGAAGCGCAGACCATCGAGGATGTCTACGAACCGTATCTGATGCAACTTGGCTTCCTGGCCAAAACGCCACGTGGACGAGTGGTGCTCTCCGCGGCATACGAGCACTTGGGGCTTGACGCCGGTGAAGCCGCTGACAAAGATCAGCCCCGCCTCTTCGATTAG
- the ruvA gene encoding Holliday junction branch migration protein RuvA, producing MIAFIRGELVSSDLESVTIQVGGSDTVGGIGLRVVVPANVVQELGAVGSTVKLATRLLVRDDRLELFGFTSEQQAALFDQVQTVNGVGPRLALAILSTFAPEQFVTAIESEDLRQLTLVSGLGKRTASRIVLELRGKLAASHETTGAPDETADALAALGYSTAEIAHALAQPEVQAAASVELRVGAALRHLGA from the coding sequence ATGATTGCCTTTATCCGGGGAGAACTCGTAAGCAGCGACCTGGAGTCCGTAACTATTCAGGTCGGCGGTTCTGACACAGTCGGCGGCATTGGCTTGCGCGTCGTCGTGCCTGCCAACGTTGTGCAAGAACTCGGCGCAGTTGGCAGTACCGTCAAGCTTGCGACGAGGCTGCTTGTTCGCGACGACCGGCTAGAACTCTTTGGCTTTACCTCAGAACAGCAAGCAGCTCTCTTCGACCAAGTACAGACCGTGAACGGTGTGGGGCCGAGACTCGCGCTAGCCATCCTCTCGACGTTCGCTCCTGAGCAATTTGTAACTGCGATTGAAAGCGAGGACCTGCGGCAGCTCACACTCGTGAGCGGTCTAGGCAAGCGGACCGCCAGTCGTATCGTCCTTGAACTACGCGGGAAGTTGGCGGCGTCACATGAAACCACAGGCGCCCCCGATGAAACCGCCGATGCGCTGGCGGCGCTGGGATACTCGACCGCAGAGATCGCTCATGCGCTCGCGCAACCGGAGGTGCAAGCAGCCGCGTCGGTCGAATTGCGTGTTGGAGCCGCGCTGCGCCATCTTGGGGCCTAA
- the ruvC gene encoding crossover junction endodeoxyribonuclease RuvC: MRILGIDPGTARLGYGVIEDSPQPSLVTFGCITTPAKDSQPKRLLSIYRQLGEVIESAAPDEVAVERLFFNQNVTTAFAVGEARGVVLLRAAEAGCPVSDYSPLQIKQTLVGYGRADKRQVQTMVSIALALQKPPTPDDAADALAVAICHAHMRSAQQLLAQT, from the coding sequence ATGCGCATCCTTGGCATCGATCCGGGCACTGCCCGTCTCGGCTACGGCGTTATCGAAGATTCGCCACAACCTTCCCTTGTTACATTTGGTTGCATCACGACGCCTGCCAAAGACAGCCAACCCAAGCGTCTCCTTTCAATCTATCGACAGCTCGGAGAGGTCATTGAATCCGCCGCACCCGATGAGGTTGCTGTGGAGCGACTCTTCTTCAATCAGAACGTAACGACCGCCTTTGCCGTTGGTGAAGCCAGGGGAGTTGTGCTCTTGCGCGCCGCCGAAGCCGGCTGTCCCGTCAGCGACTATTCGCCGCTTCAGATCAAGCAAACGCTCGTGGGGTATGGCAGGGCTGACAAGCGCCAGGTGCAAACGATGGTGTCCATCGCGCTCGCACTCCAGAAACCTCCCACACCCGACGACGCAGCCGACGCTCTTGCCGTAGCAATCTGCCACGCCCACATGCGCTCCGCGCAGCAACTCCTTGCACAAACATGA